One window of the Trifolium pratense cultivar HEN17-A07 linkage group LG2, ARS_RC_1.1, whole genome shotgun sequence genome contains the following:
- the LOC123903885 gene encoding protein DMR6-LIKE OXYGENASE 1-like: MNSFQLANESSPLSLTPNFILPEHKRPNLSQVTSLDSIPIIDLSYYDHNNNNPSSLEVVHKISKACEEFGFFQIVNHGVPEQVCNKMMKAITSLFELPPDEREHLSSTDYTKNVRLISYYLKVEGGEKVKMWSECFSHSWYPIDDIIHLLPEKIGTQYREAFTEYAKEIGSLVKRLLSLISIGLGLEEDFLFKKVGEQPRQRAQANFYPPCPDPELTMGLQEHTDLNALTVLLQSQVSGLQVNKDGKWISVPCIPNAFVINLADQIEVLSNGRYKSVLHRAVTNNVHARVSMAMFYGPNPNTTIGPIQELIDEEHPLKYRNYHFSEFLEEFFKQEGKRRLVKEAFELPR; the protein is encoded by the exons ATGAATTCTTTCCAATTAGCCAATGAATCTTCTCCCTTATCCTTAACTCCAAATTTCATCCTCCCAGAACACAAAAGACCAAACCTTTCACAAGTCACTTCTTTAGACTCAATACCAATAATTGATTTGAGTTACTATGATCACAATAACAACAACCCTTCATCCTTGGAAGTTGTTCACAAGATTTCAAAGGCTTGTGAAGAATTTGGTTTCTTTCAAATTGTGAACCATGGTGTTCCTGAACAAGTTTGCAACAAAATGATGAAAGCAATTACTAGTCTTTTTGAGCTTCCACCAGATGAAAGAGAACATCTTTCATCAACAGATTATACTAAGAATGTAAGATTGATCAGTTATTATCTTAAAGTGGAAGGTGGAGAAAAGGTGAAAATGTGGAGTGAATGTTTTAGTCATTCATGGTATCCTATTGATGATATCATTCATCTTTTGCCAGAAAAAATTGGAACTCAATACAG AGAAGCTTTCACTGAATATGCAAAGGAGATTGGTTCATTGGTGAAAAGGCTATTGAGTTTGATATCAATTGGGCTTGGCTTAGAGGAGGATTttttgtttaagaaggtgggtgAGCAGCCTAGACAAAGAGCACAAGCAAATTTCTATCCACCATGTCCAGATCCAGAGTTGACTATGGGTCTCCAAGAACATACTGATCTCAATGCTCTCACAGTTCTTCTGCAATCACAAGTTTCTGGTCTTCAAGTTAACAAAGATGGAAAATGGATTTCTGTACCTTGTATTCCTAATGCTTTTGTCATCAATCTAGCTGATCAAATTGAG GTTCTAAGCAATGGAAGATATAAAAGTGTGCTTCACAGGGCTGTTACCAACAATGTCCATGCACGAGTTTCAATGGCGATGTTTTATGGACCAAACCCAAACACAACAATTGGGCCAATTCAAGAATTGATAGATGAAGAACACCCTCTCAAATATAGAAATTATCACTTCTCTGAGTTCCTTGAAGAATTCTTCAAGCAAGAAGGAAAAAGGAGATTGGTGAAAGAAGCTTTTGAGTTGCCACGTtag
- the LOC123904335 gene encoding protein DMR6-LIKE OXYGENASE 1-like gives MNSFQLANESSPLSLTPNFILPEHKRPNLSQVTSLDSIPIIDLSYYDENNPSSLEVVHKISKACGEFGFFQIVNHGVPEQVCNNMMKAITSLFELPPEEREHLSSTDHTKNVRLVNFCLKVEGGEKVKMWSECFSHFWYPIDDIIHLLPEQIGTQYREAFTDYAKEIGSLVKRLLSLISIGLGLEEDFLLKKVGEQPRLRAQANFYPPCPDPELTMGLQEHTDFNAITVLLQSEISGLQVNKDGKWISIPCIPNAFVINLADQIEVLSNGRYKSVLHRAVTNTVHPRVSMAMFYGPNPNTSIGPIQELIDEEHPIKFRNYRFSEFVEEYYKPKRTGKMVKENFKLEDK, from the exons ATGAACTCTTTCCAATTAGCCAATGAGTCTTCTCCCCTTTCCTTAACTCCAAATTTCATCCTCCCAGAACACAAAAGACCAAACCTTTCACAAGTCACTTCTTTAGACTCAATACCTATAATTGATTTGAGTTACTATGATGAAAACAACCCTTCATCTTTGGAAGTTGTTCACAAGATTTCAAAGGCTTGTGGAGAATTtggttttttccaaattgtgaACCATGGTGTTCCTGAACAAGTTTGCAACAATATGATGAAAGCAATTACTAGTCTTTTTGAGTTGCCACCAGAAGAAAGAGAACATCTTTCATCAACAGATCATACCAAGAATGTAAGATTGGTCAATTTTTGCCTTAAAGTGGAAGGTGGAGAAAAGGTCAAAATGTGGAGTGAATGTTTTAGTCATTTTTGGTATCCTATTGATGATATCATTCATCTTCTACCAGAACAAATTGGTACTCAATATAG GGAGGCTTTCACTGACTATGCAAAAGAGATTGGTTCATTGGTGAAAAGGCTTTTGAGTTTGATATCAATAGGGCTTGGCTTAGAGGAAGATTTTTTGTTGAAGAAGGTGGGTGAGCAGCCTAGACTAAGAGCACAAGCAAATTTCTATCCACCATGTCCAGATCCAGAGTTGACCATGGGTCTCCAAGAACATACTGATTTTAATGCTATCACTGTCCTTTTGCAATCAGAAATTTCTGGTCTTCAAGTTAACAAAGATGGAAAATGGATTTCTATTCCTTGTATTCCTAATGCTTTTGTTATCAATCTAGCTGATCAAATTGAG GTTCTAAGCAATGGAAGATACAAAAGTGTACTTCATAGGGCAGTTACCAACACTGTGCATCCACGAGTTTCAATGGCTATGTTTTATGGGCCAAACCCAAACACATCAATTGGGCCAATTCAAGAATTGATCGACGAAGAACATCCTATCAAATTCAGAAATTATCGTTTCTCTGAATTCGTTGAAGAATATTATAAGCCAAAAAGAACTGGGAAGATGGTGAAAGAAAACTTCAAGctagaagataaataa
- the LOC123903886 gene encoding plant intracellular Ras-group-related LRR protein 3, with the protein MDFNPNLNDFPILSFLLNHLHPQTYPPLTNQLYQNLLTHFPHFNNPELLPSLTNLISNLNITHTLSFLRTLGPRPDPSSISASRAKIAEPDVDVAVYQALLKVEDMHEECVKLLMVAEERLVEGYRLFVEELVKGVGGEDVNEGVVGILRKVEEGEVVEQVDLSDMKLRVFPEVFGKMKGLVLLNLSHNQLKVIPDSIEGLQKLVELDVSSNLLESLPDCIGLLTNLKILNLSGNKLTALPESVSLCRSLVELDASFNNLMCLPTNTAYGLVNLEKLSIHLNKIRFLPLSIGEMKSLRYLDVHFNELHGLPQSIGKLTNLEYLNIGSNFNDMTQLPETIGGLVNLKELDLSNNQIRALPYAFCKLEKLTKLNLDQNPIIVPPVEVVNQGVEAMKEFMAKRWLEFIDEERKKNMAETQNQQAETGWLAWGASLLNNVAGTSESVAEYFGVAKAPKDTLLYQQL; encoded by the exons ATGGATTTCAATCCCAACCTAAATGATTTCCCTATTCTCTCCTTTCTCTTAAACCACCTTCACCCTCAAACTTATCCACCTCTTACAAACCAACTTTACCAAAATCTACTAACTCATTTCCCTCATTTCAACAATCCTGAACTCTTACCTTCACTCACAAACCTCATTTCCAATCTCAACATAACACATACTCTATCTTTTCTCCGCACCCTCGGTCCTCGTCCTGATCCTTCGTCTATCTCCGCTTCTCGCGCTAAAATAGCCGAACCGGACGTGGATGTGGCGGTGTATCAGGCTTTGTTGAAGGTGGAGGATATGCATGAGGAGTGTGTGAAGTTGTTGATGGTTGCTGAGGAGAGGTTGGTGGAGGGTTATAGGTTGTTTGTGGAGGAATTGGTGAAAGGGGTTGGTGGTGAGGATGTTAATGAAGGagttgttgggattttgaggaAAGTTGAAGAAGGCGAGGTTGTTGAGCAGGTTGATCTTTCTGATATGAAGTTGAGGGTTTTTCCTGAGGTGTTTGGGAAGATGAAGGGTTTGGTTTTGCTTAATTTGTCTCATAATCAATTAAAG GTGATTCCTGATTCAATAGAAGGACTACAAAAGCTTGTGGAGCTTGATGTTTCGTCGAACCTTTTAGAGTCTCTGCCAGACTGCATTGGATTGCTAACCAATCTAAAAATCCTTAACCTGTCAGGGAACAAGCTAACTGCTCTTCCTGAATCAGTTTCTCTTTGCAG GTCACTAGTTGAACTGGATGCAAGCTTTAATAACTTAATGTGTTTGCCAACAAACACGGCCTATGGACTTGTTAACCTCGAGAAGCTCTCGATCCATTTGAATAAGATACGATTCCTTCCTCTATCCATTGGAGAAATGAAATCTCTCAGATATCTTGATGTTCATTTCAATGAGCTTCATGGCCTACCTCAATCTATTGGGAAACTAACAAATCTAGAATATCTAAACATCGGCAGTAATTTCAACGATATGACTCAACTTCCTGAAACAATTGGTGGTCTGGTTAACTTAAAGGAGCTAGACCTAAGCAATAACCAGATCCGAGCTTTGCCTTACGCGTTTTGCAAGCTTGAAAAACTAACAAAGCTGAACCTGGACCAGAATCCAATCATCGTTCCACCGGTAGAGGTTGTAAATCAAGGAGTTGAGGCTATGAAGGAGTTCATGGCTAAACGGTGGCTTGAATTCATTGACGAAGAACGAAAGAAAAACATGGCTGAAACTCAAAATCAACAAGCAGAGACGGGATGGCTGGCATGGGGAGCGTCATTGTTGAATAATGTTGCCGGGACTTCTGAGAGTGTTGCTGAATATTTCGGCGTTGCAAAAGCTCCTAAAGACACATTGTTGTATCAACAGCTATGA